The proteins below come from a single Miscanthus floridulus cultivar M001 chromosome 1, ASM1932011v1, whole genome shotgun sequence genomic window:
- the LOC136501628 gene encoding E3 ubiquitin-protein ligase SDIR1-like has translation MSFVFRGSRADIEAGGFPGFAPERRAMRIHAGSRPVNSNSLVFLLTVLVLFMVLNSHQMSPNLLVWLVLGVFLMATSLRMYATCQQLAHAAAANSFLGHTELRVLVPPTIALATRGRLQSLRLQLALLDREFDDLDYDTLRALDADNSPHAPSMSEEEINSLPVFKYKVQAQQGNAPARKSDGPSQLSVSSTGSGNEKKQDGLKADGTSKTPEDELTCSVCLEQVAVGDLLRSLPCLHQFHVNCIDPWLRQQGTCPICKHQVSDGWHATGNGEEDASYMV, from the exons ATGAGCTTCGTGTTCCGAGGGAGCAGGGCCGACATCGAGGCCGGTGGCTTCCCGGGGTTTGCCCCCGAGCGCCGTGCCATG CGAATTCATGCAGGGAGCAGGCCGGTGAATAGCAATTCCTTGGTTTTTCTTCTAACTG TTCTTGTTTTGTTCATGGTACTGAACTCACACCAGATGTCTCCCAATCTTTTG GTTTGGCTTGTCTTGGGAGTCTTCCTAATGGCCACGAGCCTTAGAATGTATGCCACGTGCCAGCAGCTTGCTCATGCTGCAGCTGCCAACAGTTTTCTTGGCCACACTGAGCTGCGTGTGCTTGTACCACCAACCATTGCCCTTGCTACGAGAGGACGGTTACAGAGCCTTAGACTTCAACTGGCTCTTCTTGATCGTGAATTTGACGATTTAG ACTATGACACTCTGAGAGCATTGGATGCTGACAATAGCCCGCATGCTCCTTCTATGAGTGAAGAAGAAATAAATTCTCTTCCTGTATTCAAATATAAAGTTCAGGCGCAGCAGGGGAATGCCCCTGCCCGAAAAAG TGATGGGCCATCTCAGCTATCGGTTTCTTCAACTGGGTCTGGCAATGAG AAAAAgcaggatggtctaaaagcagaTGGAACCAGCAAAACTCCAGAGGATGAACTAACATGTAGTGTTTGCTTAGAGCAAGTCGCGGTGGGTGATCTGTTGAGAAGCCTACCATGCTTGCATCAG TTTCACGTAAACTGCATCGACCCATGGCTGCGCCAACAAGGTACATGCCCAATCTGCAAGCACCAGGTGAGTGATGGGTGGCATGCCACAGGCAACGGTGAAGAGGATGCTTCTTACATGGTGTAA